In Thioalkalivibrio paradoxus ARh 1, the following are encoded in one genomic region:
- the sdhD gene encoding succinate dehydrogenase, hydrophobic membrane anchor protein: MSLLGGQRAWLLQRITAVYAGLYLFVAVAVLLARAPADHAAWLALVAHPAVWLATALFVLVLLLHAWVGLRDVILDYLKPAWVRLTVLTLAAGAFLAMGFWALWILIEAALR; encoded by the coding sequence GTGAGTCTGCTGGGCGGGCAACGCGCCTGGCTGCTGCAGCGGATCACCGCGGTATACGCGGGCCTGTACCTGTTCGTGGCGGTGGCGGTGCTGCTCGCGCGCGCCCCGGCGGATCACGCCGCCTGGCTGGCGCTGGTCGCGCATCCGGCCGTCTGGTTGGCCACGGCCCTGTTCGTGCTGGTCCTGCTGCTGCACGCCTGGGTGGGCTTGCGCGACGTGATTCTCGACTACCTGAAACCCGCCTGGGTTCGGCTCACCGTGCTGACGCTGGCGGCCGGAGCCTTTCTGGCGATGGGGTTCTGGGCCCTGTGGATCCTGATCGAGGCGGCGCTACGATGA
- the sdhC gene encoding succinate dehydrogenase, cytochrome b556 subunit: MASVVRPIFLDLRRIRLPVNALVSILHRVTGVLLIVSMPLVLWLFAVSLADPEGFERAVGILRHPLGLLLLLGWFWLLAHHFFVGLRFLLLEFGVGETREASRATAWWALGAGLVTALLLWVLFL; the protein is encoded by the coding sequence ATGGCCAGCGTGGTCCGTCCGATCTTTCTCGATCTGCGCAGGATCCGCCTTCCGGTCAATGCTCTCGTCTCCATCCTGCACCGCGTGACTGGCGTGCTGCTGATCGTGTCGATGCCGCTGGTGCTGTGGCTGTTCGCGGTCTCGCTGGCCGATCCGGAGGGTTTCGAGCGGGCCGTCGGGATTCTTCGTCATCCGCTCGGCCTGCTGCTGTTGCTCGGCTGGTTCTGGCTGCTGGCGCACCATTTCTTCGTGGGGCTGCGTTTCCTGCTGCTCGAGTTCGGGGTCGGCGAGACGCGTGAGGCCTCGCGGGCAACGGCCTGGTGGGCGCTGGGCGCCGGTCTGGTCACCGCATTGCTGCTCTGGGTGTTGTTCCTGTGA